The DNA sequence TTCTTTCGCAGATAATGCATCACTGCTGGCGGCCGTTGCAGTAGGGGCGTCAGACTGGGCATTTACCGGGGGCGCACTCATGGACTCGCGACGATTGACCCTCCATAAAATACCAATACCAACCACCACCAGAAGCAATGGCGTCAGCCAGAGTATCAGTGTGGTATTTTTGACCGGCGGGCGATACATGACAAATTCACCATAGCGAGCAACCAGAAAGTCGACAATTTCACTGTCTGTTTTCCCGTCTTCCAGCATCCGGTAGATCTCACCGCGAAGATCCTGGGCTATAGGGGAATTGGAATCTGCCAGGGTCTGATTCTGGCATTTTGGACAACGCAATTCAGCCACCAGCTCGTGAAACCGCTGGCGTTTTTCATCGGAGGAAAATGTCTGCACATCCTCGGCGGCTCCGACCGATCCAGCACCGGCCAGTATCAGCAGTAAGAAAGTCCCAACGGTTAAAATCCTGTGCATACTGATCCCGTTTTTCCTGCGTGAACATCCGAACAGCCCACTATTGAGAGAGCTTGAGAGACGTCACCTGATGTGCCCCTAAGGATATAAACAGGCTGTGGCCGCCCGCCCCCTCTCACTGATCTTCAACGATTTCCTTTGCTGCACGAAACGCCTCCTGAAGGGCGGGCGCCCCGATATAGGGTGCGGTATGCAGCAATACCTCGCGAATTTCCTCAACGGTGCAACCATTGCGCAACGCACCGCGCACGTGGCCTTTTAATTCCGCTGGCGCTTTGAGTGCTGCCAGGACGGCGATCGTAATCATGCTACGGGTTTTTAGAGGCAAGGCATCACGCGCCCACACGGAGCCCCAACAGTTTTCATTGATGTAATCCTGAACGGGTTGTGTAAAGGCTGTGGCCGCCGCCATGGATCGATCGACAAACTCATCACCCATCACCTGGCGACGTACACTCATTCCTCGTTGATAATCTTCTTCAGACATACGATCTGTCACCTCATTGAATTTCTTGCCATATGGGCAGGAGCTTATCTCGCCAGACGCGCTCATCCACAACACCAATATGCTTGTAACGTATGGTACCGGTACGATCTACGACGTAGGTTTCAGGCGCACCAAAAACACCGAGGTTCAGCCCCATTCGTCCCCGCGCATCAATCACGCTCAACGCATAGGGGTCACCTTTGTCCATCAGCCATTTTCTGGCCGCCGCATTATCGTCCTTGTAGTTAAGACCAATTATACGTATC is a window from the Porticoccus hydrocarbonoclasticus MCTG13d genome containing:
- a CDS encoding cytochrome c-type biogenesis protein — encoded protein: MHRILTVGTFLLLILAGAGSVGAAEDVQTFSSDEKRQRFHELVAELRCPKCQNQTLADSNSPIAQDLRGEIYRMLEDGKTDSEIVDFLVARYGEFVMYRPPVKNTTLILWLTPLLLVVVGIGILWRVNRRESMSAPPVNAQSDAPTATAASSDALSAKEQAQLQTLLGETEQSESDDDRSSGGVER
- a CDS encoding carboxymuconolactone decarboxylase family protein, whose product is MSEEDYQRGMSVRRQVMGDEFVDRSMAAATAFTQPVQDYINENCWGSVWARDALPLKTRSMITIAVLAALKAPAELKGHVRGALRNGCTVEEIREVLLHTAPYIGAPALQEAFRAAKEIVEDQ